The segment cccctcccctgacccctTCTGAAGATGTTGGCTGTGCGTTGGTGTGCAGAGGCATAGTTCGATACTTGGTCTGTATTGcatagcaccccccccccccccggacagaATCTCTTCTTCAGAAGATGACTGACATTCTCCCCTCTGTCCGGGCTTTCCTTCCTGCTCTTCCCCAGTGAGAGGGTCCCAGCGGTTGGGGTGGAAGCTGTGACATGAGGGGCAGAGTTAGAGGCAGAgactgggcaggcttggactctattgcttggagcAAAGGGAGCGATAGCacagaggtgtacaacatcatgagtgGGTGGATAggatgaatgctcacagtcttcctCCAgcaaaggggaatcaagaactggtagGTGAGATTTAATCgcacctgagggacaacattttcacaaacAAGGTGGTGATATATAGAACGAGTTGCTGGGggaaatggttgaggcagatataataacaaATAGTTATTCATACTAATTCTAATTGGTGTAATATTAAGACAATAACGATTAATAAAaatttgattagtcagggtgtcagggtTTGGGGGCGaaagcaggagactggggttgagagggaaagatagttcgggCCATattcgaatggcagagtagacttgatgggctgaatggcctaattctgcttctagaacttatgaacttacactaCATAATGACAGTTGGAGAGGAAGGGtatggaggcatatggatcaaatgcgggcAAAAGGGATTTGGAGGAGGGGCCTCCTTTttagtatggatgagttgggctgaatggtctgtttccgtgctgcagcaCTGACTCTATGAAGGGACGTGGGGATCAGTGCCAATCTTGCTTGTTGCAGAGCACGTGGCTTCTCCTGTGCCGTTCCTCTGTGCCCTTGCTGAGCAATGCTCCCATCGGGATGTgtgttctttctccacagaccctCTCGGTCTCATGACCCCAGACCCACAACCATGGAGAACTCATGCACCGAGGATTACAAGATCCAGTCGTTCGACGCGGACACGCAGTGGCTGTTGAAGATGGCGCTGAAAGgcgagtgggtgggtgggcgaggggggtgggtggagaaggGGGGTGGCCGCAactctggaacgtgctgctgggttCAGCTTTTCCCCTCGTCTCTCCCCAAAACACGCCCTTGGTAGGACCCGATTCACAGCAGaactgagtttagaaggatgaggggagatgtcATTGAGACCGACCAGATAATGCAAGGCCAAGATAGaatggacatggaaaggatgtttccagtaatgggagagtctagaaccagaggacatagcctcagaataaaaggacgtacccttAGAGtgaaggagggatttctttagccagagggtggtgaatgtgtggaatttattgccacaaatggctgtgaaagccaaatcattgggtattttttaaggatgtggttgataggttcttgattaggaagggcatcaaaggttacagagagaaggcaggagaatggggttgagagagaaaaataggttgaatggtggggtagacttgatgggccaaatggcctaattctgctcctccctgTGCCAGGGTTAGTGTGTGCAGGAGTGAGGAGCGGATGGGGGGTGACCGAGGGACAGTCAGCGGTGAAAAGGGACACCAGTTAATAGCTGCTGCGATTGTTTCACAGAACCGGCTTCAGTCGACTTGGAGAAAGTGGCCTCTGTGATCGTCGAGCAGTCCATGAAGGACCTGGTGTTCAGCAAGGAAGCTGGCCGCATCTGCTACACCATTGTCCAGGTACGCCGTGTGTCCCCAGGGCCTTGCTTTTCCGTTGAGCAAGTGGAGAGTCTGGTGTCCGTCGGGGAGAATCCGTCCCCATGATGTGGATGAGTAATCTGTGCTGGGGCGACTGTCCACACACGTCATCCCGTTCACCGTCCTCAGACATATCCCACACCCCCTTGTCCTCTGGGTCGGCTGCCGATCCGAAGACTCGTCTGTCCTCTCAGTAGACCTCACGGCTGCTGTGTTGAAGCATTGTGCAGAGGAGTTTCCTCTACATGACAAcatagaacagaaacaggcccttcagtgtaCAATGTCTGGGCCAATGCTGCGTTCCATCCGccactttgcccactctcccaacctgtccgagTCCTTCTGCAGGTTCACTGCTTTCTCGGCACTACCTTCCCCCCCACctgtcttcgtatcatctgcaaacctggcagCAAAGCGTtcgattccctcatccaaatcattgatatacaacgttgagtagcggccccagcactgacccctgtggaacaccacgaGCCAACTAgataaagccccctttattcccattctTGTCTTCTGCCATTCAGTTTAACCATCtacccatgctagtatcttccctctaatatcaGTCCAGAGTCGGTCACCCCTTAGAGGCCTGAAGCCTGGGGTTAAGCCCCCAAACCTGGAGCCAGCATCAGGCTCCTTAACCCAGCCCAGCATCAGGCTCCCTGCCCGTCCCCAAGGGCCCTGCTTTGATTCTGAGCGTTTTGTTGGAACAGAAGGGACTGCAGTTGTTAGTTTTCAAAAGGGGgcagaaggtgctggagtaactcagcgggtcaggcagcatctttggggaacatgggatgggtgacgtttcgggtcggggcattTCTTCAGACCCCTCTCCTCCCGAGTGTTTTGTTCCTGGTTCCAGGCTGAGAACAAGCAGGGGGGAAACAGTAACTTCCGGCGGTACATCCTGAATCGGCTGCAGCAGGAGTTCCTGGTCAAGGAGCAGGTGCGGGATCGCTCGATCAATGCCTGGGTGTGCCTGGTCACCTTCATCTGCAACGTGTTTGATTACCTGAAGGTGAGTGTCCCCGAGCTCTGGCCCAGGCTCAAGGCCGATGGGGCAACTGGTGCAGCAGCTCTGTGCCGACAACACGTCTTCCCCCACAACTCTGCCGCTTGGGTTCCCAGTTACACCCCAGCAACAGTGcgtctctctccttccctgtggCGCTCTGGAATGGTTTATCCCTCTGATGTTCCCACACTAACAACTGCATTCTCCGCAGTGACTGATGTTATCGACTGTTGGCGTCCTTTATCCACTGGAATGCTGCCATTACTCAGCCTGACAGGgtcagtcacagcaagaatggtgCATCCCCATTCATCTCTCATCTCTGGCAAGCTCTACTCAACCCTGCCCTCCATTTCCCCCTCGTTGGGCCCCATGTTGAACGCCAAGCCTGTCGGCCGCCCTGCCTTTCACCAGTTCTCTTGCTTTGCCTTgaaaccccccccctctcccagtgGTGTAAAACTAATCCAGGCTCATTCACAGagcaacaccaccctggccttTTCTAAATATTTCTCACAACAAAGTAAGCATCCAGCTTACACCAAAAGGTGCTGATAACAGGACAgtgtcaagagagagagttaagagtgtttaattggcatatatcccgacaacagaacaatgaaattcttataaaagacacaaaatgttgaagtaactcaccgagtcaggcaacatctctggagaacatggactggtgatgttttgggtcagaacccaaaTTTTTATGTGTTGTGCCTTAAAAGGCCCATCAACACAATAACACACCGATAAAATATAACAAagaaaaatgcaataaattaattagcataATACTAGGGAACCATAATAATGCATAAACAAAAGTatgtgtggcacagcggtagagttgttgccttgcagtgccagagaccaagattcgatcctgattacgggtgctgcctgtatggagtttgtacgttctctccgtgaccgcgtgggttttccccgggtgctctggtgacctcacacattctaaagacatacaggtttgtcggttaattggtcttggtaaagattgtaaaatgtccctggtatgtaggatagtgtgagtatgcgggaatcgctggtcgacgcagactcggtgggccgaagggcctgcttctgcgctgtatctctaaactaaactataacagaAATACAAAAAGGGCATCCAAAAgaataagggtctgaagaagggtctcgacccaaaacgtcacccattccttctctcctgagatgctgcctgacctgctgagttactccagcattttgtgaataaatacctccaaaaGGATAATGTGATTTAAAATATTGGAAGATGGTTCAAActgatacagagtttgtacttcaaTGATCAAGCCCAGCTTTTGACTGTGACTTCAGCTCGTGTTTAATTCCACCTAAACTCTACTACACACAGCTCGCCCTCTGATCACAGAGGAGCTCGTTAAGGGCGATCGATAATCTACTGTTCCCCGCTTGTTGCTCCCATTACTGGAACACCCTCAGGGCAACTGAATGTCACAAACTTCCCCTTATGACAGGACTATCTGTGTCTCGTCTATTTTTTAAAGTCAATTTAATTAGTTCCTGTCATCGCTTTTCGCAGAAGGGTTGTTTTAATGAGGAGGAACTTTGATCTTATCAGTCTGAGCTCCTGCAATGTGTTTCAAGTCAAGTGGAGTTTATTGTCGTATGCACAAGTACCATGGGTGAGTTGCAGGcacaatgaaaaccttgcttgcagcagtatcacagtGACACAAAAACATTTTGTATtgataaggaactgcaaatgctgttttataccaaagatagacacaaaatgctggagtcagttgtACATAAATTGCACACAAATTCTACAGGACAGTGAAaaggaagactgcaaaaaaaaacccacaagacattagtgcaaaacacaatcaaAAAACAATTCCATGGTGGTGCAAGAGAATGGTCTGTTACTGAGGtgtgattagggttgtgcaggtcggttcaagaatcggatggttgtaggaaagttagtgttcctgaacctggtggtgtgggacttcaggcttctgtaccttctgcccgatgggggTCGTGGGCAGAGGGCATGGTCCTGGTAATGTGACAGTGATGGATGATGCCTTCTTTTGGTGGAGCATCATGTAGatgttttgatggtggggagggacgTGCCGGGCGTTGAGTACTCCAGGGTTGGGTTACTGCAGGAATTCTTTGGAGGAAACAAATAAGGAACGTGTCAAAAGGATTtgtggtgtttgtgtgtgaaCTCCACCCACAGGTTCTGTGGGCTACAGCCAGTTTTCAAAGTTTGTTTTGAAAGTTTGGTTGACTCTCAGTCAATGGCGGCTTCACGTTGGGTAAGATGTATTTTGATGCAAGTTTAACTACACAGTGGTGCCCCTCGGTATCAAAGTCCGAGTTCTGATACTCTGGGTGGGGAGGTGAGGCCGGCACAGtcgcgcagctggtagtgctgctgcccccTGGATCCCGCGAAGCAGGTTCAGTCCACAcccccggtgctgtctgtgtggagtttgcccaatttcctcgcacattccaaaaatATATGTGTCGTGTTAATTAGCCACTAAATGGTCCCAATTGCAGGGGAGTGGTAGATTGGTGATATTTATGAGCGAATAAAATTAGATTGGTGTAGGATTGTGTAAATCGGTGGTTGATGGCTCGTCTGGacattgggccaaggggcctgtttccatattgtatctctctatgactgtgactccccAGAGCACACTCATCAATGGGTGTGgttgtcacagtggcgcagtagtagagttgctgcctcacagcgcaggagaCACCAGGGGTGCTgtcggtgcggagtttgtacattccccctgtgaccaggtgTGTTATCACAGggcgctccggtttactcccacactccaacgaagtacaggttttgtaggtaatTAAcgtcggtgaaattgtaaattgtccctagtgtgtgggatagttctagtgtacgggggtctctggtcggtgtggactcggtgggccgaagagcttgtttgtgCATTGTATCTCTACAGTGTAAAGTGTGGGTATTATGAGCAGGTATGCTTGCATTGCTTGTCTCCTGGAGCTtggtggaggggtggaagggtgggggtgtGTCAACATCATGGACtgctgctgtctgtttggagaagGTCTATTGGGTCACGTCTTTGAGGGGTGAATGAGTCAGAATATTGCAGAGAAGCCCTTGGAAGTGTTCTGTCTGCCGCcactctctcaatagacaatagacaataagtgcaggagtaggccattcagcccttcgagccagcaccgccattcaatgcgatcatggctgatcactctcaatcagtaccccgttcctgccttctccccataccccctcactccgctatccttaagagctctatccagctctctcttgaaagcatccaacgaactggcctccactgccttctgaggcagagaattccacaccttcaccactctctgactgaaaaagttcttcctcatctccgttctaaatggcctaccccttattcttaaactgtggccccttgttctggactcccccaacattgggaacatgtttcctgcctctaatgtgtccaatcccctaattatcttatatgtttcaataagatcccccctcatccttctaaattccagtgtatacaagcctaattgctccagcctttcaacatacgacagtcccgccattccgggaattaacctggtgaacccacgctgcacgccctcaatagcaagaatatccttcctcaaatttggagaccaaaactgcacacagtactccaggtgcggtcccaccagggcccggtacaactgtagaaggacctctttgctcctatactcaactcctcttgttatgaaggccaacattccattggctttcttcactgcctgctgtacctgcatgcttcctttcagtgactgatgcactaggacacccagatctcgttgaacatcccctcttcctaacttgacaccattcagataataatctgcctttctattcttacttccaaagtgactaacctcacacttatctacattaaattgcatctgccatgtatccgcccactcacacaacctgtccaagtcaccctgcagccttattgcatcttcctcacaattcacactaccccccagcttagtatcatctgcaaatttgctaatgtagtTTGTAGTGCCCTTGGGTTTTAGATGTTTTAgacttagatttttagattttgagatacagcggcaaacaggcccttcggcccaccgagtccgcgccacccagcgatccccgcacattaacactatcctacacacacatttacccagtcaattaaccgacatacctgtacatctttggagtgtgggaggaaaccgaagatctcggagaaaacccacgcaggtcacggggagaacgtacaaactctgtacagacggcgcccgtagtcaggatcgaacctgagtctccggcgctgcattcgctgtaaggcagcaactctaccgctgcgccaccgtgccgcacgtttgACCTTGTGGCTTGGTGCAGTGAATCATAAACGACAcacacattgtgtgtgtgtgtgtgtgtgtgtgtgtgtgtgtgtaaggggggggggggggggtacgttttctaaggcagagaatagaGTGTCAATGAAGCAGGAAACTTCCTCCTGGATGTTGAGAGTTTCTGGAGTCCCACAGGAGCCTCACATTTCCGGGGAAACACAACGCGCTCTGAGCTCTTTGCGGTGAGGTTGGGAGGAGTTCTGTTGTGGAGCGAGTGGCACTGGTGGGAATCAAAGTGAGCGTTGGTGCGGTGAGCAGTTCACTGGAGTAAGTGCCACTTGAAAGCACCGTTGCCAACACCTGCCGTCGTTCTGGTGGGGACTGAAAGCTGGCCGAGGGTACAGTCATTGCCCAGCTTGGATTTGTCCTGCCTGTGCTGGATAGTCCCTCTCTTGGCACTCCGCCCCTCTGTTGGGCGGTGGCAGTGCTGGACTGGACCAGTTGATCCAAAGGGCAGCTGCTTCTACGTTGTGGATCAGACCCGTCCGTCCCATCGGTGTCAACACGGGTGCACTGTCGGAGTCCCTGAGCTTCAGTATCTTGAGTGTACTCTGCTGTTTATCGACAGAGGCAGTGAAGCAAATTGGCGGAGCATTGGTTCCTTACTTTAgagattagttttagagatacaacgtggaaacaagcccttcggcccactgagtctgcactgaccagcgatcatcggaCACTAGCACTtatgtcctacacacaagggacaattttaccaaagccaattaacctacaaatctgtacgtctttggagtgtgggcggaaacctgtGCACCCAGacgaagcccacgcaggtcacggggagaacacagacagcacccgtagtcaggatcgaacccgggtctctggcgctgtaaggcagcaactctaccgctgtgccactgtaccattcCTGTCATGATCTTTTGGTTCCCAGTACCCCGATCCCCATTCTGTTTACACCCGGCCTCTGTCCAAGTTCATCATTTAATGATACTCTCATTGACACATAAACTCTGGATCGGGCTTCCGCTAAGAATGGCAAACCCAGTCTTCAATATCAAGATGCGAGCAGTGGCGTTTTCTAACATGCCCAAGCCTGGGCATCAATCACACTCTCCTCATTACAGCCAATTATATCTCCCACATTCCCCTCTCTCGGTATCACACCCACAGTTGCCTCGCCGGCTCAGTGAATTTAGAGTTTTGAGTGTTTGAAGATAAAGCAGGCCCTTTAtcccactaagtccgtgccgaccagcaattcccatacactacacactaggaacaatttacaatttttatcgaagccaaattgaactacaaacctgtactttttgtGAATGTAGAATAAATCCGGAgcgcctggggaaaacccacgtcgtcacgtggagaacatgcaaactccaaacaaacagcacacaaagtcaggatcgaactcgggtctctggcgctgtaaggcagcaactctgccactgtgccaaaaTGAAACACCAAAAAATGGTTTGAGACCCTCAGTGACGATGCATTTCCCCTCTCTCGCCCCTCCTCATGTTCACACCGGGACCATAGCTGTGTCATTGTCTCCGTTAGATTTCAATGTGTCTGTTACTACATGTTCTGTGAGTGAGGGCCTCACTCTCTGTGATGCCCCCCCCTGGCAACACAGTGTCATGACAATGGTTTGCCTGACAGTGTCTATTatctagtttattattgccacatgtaccgaggtacagtgaaaagcttttgcatgctattcactcgatgcatgaatacaatcaacccGTCGACAGTGCAGAGATAAAGGGGACAACACTGAGTGCAAGATATTACATTGAATTTATGCTGCGTCAATTTAAGGAATTCACAGTAAAAGACACGGTCATTGTGATTAGACGCCAGTTTCTTTTATGAAACCCATGGCCTTGCTGTATACTGCTTGTCATctgcagtggggggaggaggggactgTCAGCCCGGCATCTCCCCGATCCACGTTACATTCCTGGAGGTCGGCACTGGTTGGATCCCACCTCCCTCGGCCATTGGCCCCCTCCCCCcggtcaactccccctccctccaatggCCAGTGGCACCCCTTCCCCCCCGGCCAGtggcctaccccccccccccccccccaccgtgtcGGGGGCCAGAGCCGGGCGGACATCCGGAGCTCCCGTGCCTCGGAGGTCTCACTCCTGCTTTATGTTTCAGGTGAATAACATGCCCATGATGGCGCTGGTTAACCCCGTGTATGACTGCCTGGAGCGCCTTGCCCAACCCGACGCTCTGCAGAATGAAGAGGAGGTGAGGAAGGGGACTGCTTCCCATCCACTGCATTCCCTGGGCCcattctcccaccctctctctgcaGGCATGCTGACTGCTCTGCCCGGGCTTATCCCTCTCATAGAACTGCAGAACGgtttcatttggcccatcgagtctctacTGTTTTCTATGTCAGAGCCCCCTTGCTCTGTCCTCTCCCCTTAACCTTGTGCATtccttcttcccagctgcttatCCATCAATCTTATGAACACGACATTGAATCTACCGTCACTATGTTTCCTGGCCATGTATTTCACATCCCAAGCCCTACGCTGTGTTAAACACTTGTCCTTGtgccttttgtttttgtttcctgTTAATCATCTTCATTCTATGTTCCTGCGGACTCGACCCCTCCACCAGCGGGGACAGTTTTCTCTAATGATAACTTTCATGATTTTAAATCCCTCCATTCGATCCCCTCACAACCTCCTCTGTCCCAGGGGCCCCAGAGCAGGTCCTCTGGAATCCACGCAAGGCATCCGAAAGATCAGTCAAGCAGTCTTTCTACACCTCCTCTGAATCCTTCACAACTTCCCTCAAACGTGGCTGTTGGAACAAGACACAACTGAGGTTTATAAAGATTCATCGTGACCTCCTGGCTCTGCACCTCCTCTCCTTCTGCAGCTTTTTGTAACACTTTCTCAACCTGCACCACAAGCCACGAATCTCTCTGTTCCTCTACCCTGGTTAGAGATGCGTCCTCTGGCTTCCGTTGCCTCCACTTATTCGTCTACCAAAATGTAGCACCTCACACTCTCAGCCTTAAATGTTATTTGCCACCTTTCCACCCACTGTATCTTCTCAAAGTCCTTCTCAAAATCCACGATACCTCCAAAatctgtctcaatagacaatagacaataggtgcaggaggaggccattcggcccttcgagccagcaccgccattcaatgtgatcatggctgatcattctcaatcagtaccccgttcctgccttctccccataccccctgattccgctatccttaagagttctatctagctctctcttgaacacattcagagaattggcctccactgccttctgaggcagagaattccacagattcacaactctctgactgaaaaagtttttcctcatctccattctaaatggcctatcccttattcttaaactgtggccccttgttctggactcccccaacattgggaacatgtttcctgcctctaacgtgtccaaccccttaataatcttatacgtttcgataagatctcctttcatccttctaaattccagtgtatacaagcctagtcgctccagtctttcaacatatgacagtcccgccattccaggaatgaacctagtaaacct is part of the Rhinoraja longicauda isolate Sanriku21f chromosome 6, sRhiLon1.1, whole genome shotgun sequence genome and harbors:
- the mif4gdb gene encoding MIF4G domain-containing protein B isoform X1; this encodes MENSCTEDYKIQSFDADTQWLLKMALKEPASVDLEKVASVIVEQSMKDLVFSKEAGRICYTIVQAENKQGGNSNFRRYILNRLQQEFLVKEQVRDRSINAWVCLVTFICNVFDYLKVDCLVVQLHRIGEQLQRTSTQRMDELFCLVRDGFLLQAPLSSLSRLLLLEIIEFRAGSWKMSDSAQKYYYSEVAD
- the mif4gdb gene encoding MIF4G domain-containing protein B isoform X2 is translated as MENSCTEDYKIQSFDADTQWLLKMALKEPASVDLEKVASVIVEQSMKDLVFSKEAGRICYTIVQAENKQGGNSNFRRYILNRLQQEFLVKEQVRDRSINAWVCLVTFICNVFDYLKVNNMPMMALVNPVYDCLERLAQPDALQNEEEVDCLVVQLHRIGEQLQRTSTQRMDELFCLVRDGFLLQAPLSSLSRLLLLEIIEFRAGSWKMSDSAQKYYYSEVAD